In Leclercia pneumoniae, the genomic window TGGCGCTGCGTCCGGTTCCAGGCATTCGCGTCGAGCAGGCGCTGACGTTGTGCCGTCCAAATCGTACCGGGGATATCATGACCATCGGTGATAACCGGCTGGTCCTGTTCTTATCATTCTGCCGGATAAACGATCTTGATACCGCCCTGAACCATATCTTCCCGCTGCCTACCGGCGATATCTTCTCTAACCGGGTGGTCTGGTTTGAAGATAACCAGATCGCCGCGGAGATTATGCAGATGCGCGCCGTTAAACCTGAACAGTGGAACAAACCGCTGCCGCTGGAGACCGATATCAAACCGATCCTTAACGCCACGCACGATGGTCATGCCTGGCGGCGCATTCCGCATCCGCTACGCTTACTGGATGATGCCGTGGAGAACCCATCATGATGAACGTCAGCGATATCATCCAGCTCGTGGTGCTCTGTGCGCTCATCTTCTTCCCGCTAGGGTATTACACGCGCCATTATTCACGACGGATCCGTGATGCAGCGCGAATTGTTTTTAGTAAGCCTCGCTATGTTAAACCCGCCGGTACGCTGAACAGAGCGTCGCAACAGGGCAAACCGAAAAAATGACAAATTCTTCTTATACGACTTCGGCGCCTTCGCCGCTCTGGCAGTACTGGCGCGGCCTTTCTGGCTGGAACTTTTACTTTTTGGTGAAGTTCGCTCTGCTATGGGCGGGATACCTGAATTTCCATCCCCTGCCGAACCTGGTCTTTATGGCCTTCCTGCTGATGCCGATCCCGAAGTATCGTCTGCATCGCCTGCGCCACTGGGTGGCGATCCCCATCGGCTTCGCCCTCTTCTGGCATGACACCTGGCTGCCGGGTCCACAGAGTATTATGAGCCAGGGTTCTCAGGTTGCAGGCTTTAGCGCTGACTATATGCTCGACCTGGTGACACGTTTTATTAACCTGCAGATGATTGGCGCGCTGTTTGTGCTGTTTATCGCATGGCTGTTCTTGTCACAGTGGATCCGCGTTACGGTGTTTGTTGTCGCCATCATGATCTGGCTGAACGTGCTGACCATTGCCGGCCCAGCCCTTACCCTGTGGCCAGGCGGCCAACCCACTACCACCGTCACCACCGACGGCGCTTCGGTAGCCCCAACGGTAGCGGCAGCAGGTAACACCGCCGTGGTGGGTGATATACCGGCTCAGACGGCACCGCCGACGACGGCCAATCTTAATGCCTGGCTGTCTACGTTCTATAATGCCGAAGAAAAACGCCAGACCAAATTCCCGGACGCACTGCCAGCCGATGCCCAGCCGTTTGAACTGCTGGTTATCAATATCTGCTCCCTGTCGTGGGCAGATGTGGAAGCCGCAGGGCTAATGTCGCATCCGTTGTGGTCGCACTTTGATATCCAGTTCAAGGATTTCAACTCCGCCACCTCTTACAGCGGCCCGGCGGCCATTCGTCTGCTGCGTGCCAGCTGCGGTCAGCCGTCGCATAAAAATCTCTACCAGCCAGCCGGTAACCAGTGCTATCTGTTCGATAATCTGGAGAAACTGGGCTTCACGCAGCACCTGATGCTGGGTCACAACGGCGTGTTCGGTGGATTCCTGAAAGAAGTGCAGGAAAACGGCGGCATGCACGCGCCGCTGATGGATCAGAAAGGGCTGCCGGTGACCTTGCTGGGCTTCGACGGTTCGCCAGTGTATGACGACACCGCGGTGCTTGAGCGCTGGATGCAGACCATTGAGAAAGACCAGAACCCGCGCAGTGCGACTTTCTATAACACCCTGCCGCTGCATGATGGGAACCACTTCCCTGGTGTGAGCAAAGTGGCGGATTACAAGCTGCGTGCCCAGAAATTGTTTGACGAACTGGATGCCTTCTTCACCCAACTGGAGAAGTCCGGGCGCAAAGTGATGGTGGTAGTGGTACCCGAGCACGGCGGTGCGCTGAAGGGCGATAAGATGCAGGTTTCTGGCCTGCGCGATATCCCGAGCCCCTCAATTACTAACGTGCCGGCCGGGGTGAAATTCTTCGGTATGAAAGCCCCACATCAGGGTGGAGCGATTGAGATCACCCAGCCTACAAGCTACCTGGCCATCTCTGAACTGGTAGCCCGCGCGGTGGACGGCAAAATCTTCGTTGAAGATAACGTTAACTGGGATCAGTACATCAAGGATCTGCCGCAAACGGCAAAAGTGTCTGAAAACGCCAATGCGGTGGTCATTCAGTATCAGAACAAGCCGTATGTCCGTCTGAATGCCGGCGACTGGGTGCCTTACCCGCAGTAATCTACGGCTTCCCCTCTCTTACGAGAGAGGGGAAGTGCATTGCCTTACTACTCCGCGCTACGAAGCGAGATTTCGCCGCCCATCCAGGGTTTGATCACCCCATCCTGTTCAAGCAGCAGTGCCCCCTGTGCATCGATACCGCGGGAGGTGCCAAACACCTCTTTATCGCCAATAATCAATTTCACCGGTCGATTAATAAAGTTATCCAGCTTTTCCCAGCGCGCCAGGAACGGTGTCAAACCATCCTGTTCAAAGCTGAGCAGCGATGTCCGCAACTCTTTGATCATCTGCACCGCCAGGGTATTGCGATCAATATTTACCCCCGCCTCATGCAGGTTGATCCAGCCCTGATTTACCACATCGCTCTGTACCGTACGCATAATCATGTTAATACCAGCGCCAATCACGATGTGGGCCGCATCGCCGGTTTTGGCGGTCATTTCCACCAAAATACCTGCCAGTTTGCGATCGTTCAGGTAGAGATCGTTTGGCCATTTAACACGCACTTTATCTGCGCCCAGCGACTGCAGAACCTCGGCCATCACGATACCGATGACCAGACTTAGTCCCATGGCGGCAGCCGGTCCTTGCTCCAGACGCCAGTACATAGAGAGATAGAGATTAGCGCCAAAGGGTGAAAACCATTTACGCCCGCGACGACCGCGGCCCGCCTGCTGGTATTCGGCCACACAGCTATCGCCAGAGTTCAGCTCGCCAATTCTGTCCAGCAGATATTGGTTAGTGGAGTCGATGACCGGCAGCACGGCAACCTTCCCCTCCTCTAACTGACCCTGGATGAGATTCTGATCCAGTAACTGGATGGGCTCCGGCAGGCTATAGCCTTTCCCCGGGACAGTGAAGACATCCACGCCCCAGTCGCGTAAGGTCTGAACATGCTTGTTAATCGCCGCCCGGCTCATACCCAGGCGCTCGCCAAGTTGCTCGCCAGAGTGAAAATCGCCATCGGCCAGAATAGAGATTAACGTCAAGGGAATCGTATTGTCTTTCACGCGATCGTCTCCACCGCATTTACTTCGCCGTGGGCGCCAATGAAGCGAACTTCAGGCTCCAGCCAGACGTTAAATTTTTCGCCAACGCGCAGACGAACCTGATGTGCCAGTTGCACAACATCGTCGCTGGTCGCTCTGTTTTCGTTGATCAATACCAGTGCCTGCTGGCGATGGACTGCGGCTCCGCCGTAAGTGGTACCCTTAAGCTGACATTGATCGATCAGCCAGCCCGCGGCCAGCTTCACGCTACCATCCGCCTGGGGATAGTGCGGTGCAGCGGGCCACTGTGCGAGCAGTGCGTTTGCCACCTCAGCGGTGACCACCGGATTTTTGAAGAAGCTACCGGCATTGCCCTGCTGTTTAGGATCGGGAAGTTTGCTCATCCGCATATGACAAACCGCATCAAAAATTTGCCGCGGGGTGACGGTCGCAGGATCGAGACGGGTTAAGTCGCCGTAAGAGAGTACCGGCTGCCAGTGTTTCGTCAGCTGAAGTCCCACCGCCACGATCACAAACTTGTCCTGATACTCATGTTTGAAAATACTGTCACGGTAACCAAAGCGACACTGCTCTGCGGTTAAACGCAGCGCTTTCCCGGTCGCCAGTTCAATGCAGTCCACGTATTCGCAGACATGCTTAAGCTCGATGCCATAAGCACCGATATTCTGAATAGGAGATGAACCCGCACAGCCAGGGATCAGGGCCAGATTTTCCAGACCAGCCATGCCGTTATCAAGGGTAAATTGCACCAGATTGTGCCAGTTTTCGCCGGCGCCCACGTGCAGACGCCAACGCTCTGGCGTCTCTTCAACGTCAATCCCGGAAATGCGATTAATAATTACCGTGCCTGAATAATCTTCCAGGAACAGTACGTTACTGCCTTCGCCCAGAATGAGAACAGGTTGATTTTGTTGCGTTGCGTGCTTCCATGCCGCCAGCAGTTGTTGAGAGTCAGTGGCCTGCACGATCTGTAAGGCATTTCGGTCAATACCGAAGGTATTCCAGGGCTTAAGGGAGTGATTCATAGAGGCTATCCAGATGCAAAAACCGGGATAGTTTACCGTATATGCGATGGGTTAGGGGGATATCTTTGTGTGCAGGTTCGTAGATGCAAAAACGCAAAAAGCCCATCCTTCCGGATGGGCTCTTCACTTATTTGATGCCTGGCAGTTCCCTACTCTCGCATGGGGAGACCCCACACTACCATCGGCGCTACGGCGTTTCACTTCTGAGTTCGGCATGGGGTCAGGTGGGACCACCGCGCTAAAGCCGCCAGGCAAATTCTGTTAAATCTGTATCACAGCTGAAAATTGTCTCTGTCTCTTCGCCGAAACAGCTTCGGCGTTGTAAGGTTAAGCCTCACGGTTCATTAGTATCGGTTAGCTCAACGTATCGCTACGCTTACACACCCGACCTATCAACGTCGTAGTCTTCAACGTTCCTTCAGGACTCTCAGGGAGTCAGGGAGAACTCATCTCGGGGCAAGTTTCGTGCTTAGATGCTTTCAGCACTTATCTCTTCCGCATTTAGCTACCGGGCAGTGCCATTGGCATGACAACCCGAACACCAGTGATGCGTCCACTCCGGTCCTCTCGTACTAGGAGCAGCCCCCCTCAATTCTCCAGCGCCCACGGCAGATAGGGACCGAACTGTCTCACGACGTTCTAAACCCAGCTCGCGTACCACTTTAAATGGCGAACAGCCATACCCTTGGGACCTACTTCAGCCCCAGGATGTGATGAGCCGACATCGAGGTGCCAAACACCGCCGTCGATATGAACTCTTGGGCGGTATCAGCCTGTTATCCCCGGAGTACCTTTTATCCGTTGAGCGATGGCCCTTCCATTCAGAACCACCGGATCACTATGACCTGCTTTCGCACCTGCTCGAGCCGTCACTCTCGCAGTCAAGCTAGCTTATGCCATTGCACTAACCTCCTGATGTCCGACCAGGATTAGCTAACCTTCGTGCTCCTCCGTTACTCTTTAGGAGGAGACCGCCCCAGTCAAACTACCCACCAGACACTGTCCGCAACCCGGATTACGGGTCTACGTTAGAACACCAGCCATTAAAGGGTGGTATTTCAAGGATGGCTCCACGCAGACTGGCGTCCACGCTTCAAAGCCTCCCACCTATCCTACACATCAAGGACCAGTGTTCAGTGTCAAGCTATAGTAAAGGTTCACGGGGTCTTTCCGTCTTGCCGCGGGTACACTGCATCTTCACAGCGAGTTCAATTTCACTGAGTCTCGGGTGGAGACAGCCTGGCCATCATTACGCCATTCGTGCAGGTCGGAACTTACCCGACAAGGAATTTCGCTACCTTAGGACCGTTATAGTTACGGCCGCCGTTTACCGGGGCTTCGATCAAGAGCTTCGCGTTGCCGCTAACCCCATCAATTAACCTTCCGGCACCGGGCAGGCGTCACACCGTATACGTCCACTTTCGTGTTTGCACAGTGCTGTGTTTTTAATAAACAGTTGCAGCCAGCTGGTATCTTCGACTGATTTCAGCTCCACCCGCAGGGGCTTCACCTACACATCAGCGTGCCTTCTCCCGAAGTTACGGCACCATTTTGCCTAGTTCCTTCACCCGAGTTCTCTCAAGCGCCTTGGTATTCTCTACCTGACCACCTGTGTCGGTTTGGGGTACGATTTCGTGTTACCTGATGCTTAGAGGCTTTTCCTGGAAGCAGGGCATTTGTTACTTCAGCACCGTAGTGCCTCGTCATCACACCTCAGCGTTAAAAAGGAACCGGATTTACCTGGAACCTCCGCCTACATGCTTAAACCGGGACAACCGTCGCCCGGCTAACATAGCCTTCTCCGTCCCCCCTTCGCAGTAACACCAAGTACAGGAATATTAACCTGTTTCCCATCGACTACGCCTTTCGGCCTCGCCTTAGGGGTCGACTCACCCTGCCCCGATTAACGTTGGACAGGAACCCTTGGTCTTCCGGCGAGCGGGCTTTTCACCCGCTTTATCGTTACTTATGTCAGCATTCGCACTTCTGATACCTCCAGCATGCCTCACAGCACACCTTCAACGGCTTACAGAACGCTCCCCTACCCAACAACACCTAAGTGTCGCTGCCGCAGCTTCGGTGCATGGTTTAGCCCCGTTACATCTTCCGCGCAGGCCGACTCGACCAGTGAGCTATTACGCTTTCTTTAAATGATGGCTGCTTCTAAGCCAACATCCTGGCTGTCTGTGCCTTCCCACATCGTTTCCCACTTAACCATGACTTTGGGACCTTAGCTGGCGGTCTGGGTTGTTTCCCTCTTCACGACGGACGTTAGCACCCGCCGTGTGTCTCCCGTGATAACATTCTTCGGTATTCGTAGTTTGCATCGGGTTGGTAAGCCGGGATGGCCCCCTAGCCGAAACAGTGCTCTACCCCCGAAGATGAGTTCACGAGGCGCTACCTAAATAGCTTTCGGGGAGAACCAGCTATCTCCCGGTTTGATTGGCCTTTCACCCCCAGCCACAGGTCATCCGCTAATTTTTCAACATTAGTCGGTTCGGTCCTCCAGTTAGTGTTACCCAACCTTCAACCTGCCCATGGCTAGATCACCGGGTTTCGGGTCTATACCCTGCAACTTAACGCCCAGTTAAGACTCGGTTTCCCTTCGGCTCCCCTATACGGTTAACCTTGCTACAGAATATAAGTCGCTGACCCATTATACAAAAGGTACGCAGTCACACCACTAGGGTGCTCCCACTGCTTGTACGTACACGGTTTCAGGTTCTTTTTCACTCCCCTCGCCGGGGTTCTTTTCGCCTTTCCCTCACGGTACTGGTTCACTATCGGTCAGTCAGGAGTATTTAGCCTTGGAGGATGGTCCCCCCATATTCAGACAGGATACCACGTGTCCCGCCCTACTCTTCGAGTTCACAGCAAGTGTGTTTTCGTGTACGGGACTTTCACCCTGTACCGTGCGACTTTCCAGACGCTTCCACTAACACACAAGCTGATTCAGACTCTGGGCTGCTCCCCGTTCGCTCGCCGCTACTGGGGGAATCTCGGTTGATTTCTTTTCCTCGGGGTACTTAGATGTTTCAGTTCCCCCGGTTCGCCTCGTTAACCTATGTATTCAGTTAACGATAGTGCAACGAGTTGCACTGGGTTTCCCCATTCGGACATCGCCGGGTCAAAGGTTCATATCACCTCGCCGGCGCTTTTCGCAGATTAGCACGTCCTTCATCGCCTCTGACTGCCAGGGCATCCACCGTGTACGCTTAGTCGCTTAACCTCACAACCCGAAGATGTTTCACTTCTGATTGCGAAAATTTGAGAGACTCGAACACACATAACATGTGTGTCGTTTCAATTTTCAGCTTGATCCAGATTTTTAAAGAGCAAAACTTCGCAGCGCACCTTTTCAGGTACACTCTGAAGTTTTCTTGTTATCGCAGTAAAAGGATGGTGGAGCTATGCGGGATCGAACCGCAGACCTCCTGCGTGCAAGGCAGGCGCTCTCCCAGCTGAGCTATAACCCCATCGTAATACTTATCTCTGTTACCCTAATTCGTTTCCGGGCAAGGCATGGTGATGCGAAGCATACTTCAGTATGTGAGCATCGCCATAACGCAGCACGGAGGCGAATTTGGTAGGCCTGAGTGGACTTGAACCACCGACCTCACCCTTATCAGGGGTGCGCTCTAACCACCTGAGCTACAAGCCTGCAGAGATTTTTTACTGCTAATTTTCATCAGACAATCTGTGTGAGCACTACAAAGGCAGGTTCTTTAAGGTAAGGAGGTGATCCAACCGCAGGTTCCCCTACGGTTACCTTGTTACGACTTCACCCCAGTCATGAATCACAAAGTGGTAAGCGCCCTCCCGAAGGTTAAGCTACCTACTTCTTTTGCAACCCACTCCCATGGTGTGACGGGCGGTGTGTACAAGGCCCGGGAACGTATTCACCGTAGCATTCTGATCTACGATTACTAGCGATTCCGACTTCATGGAGTCGAGTTGCAGACTCCAATCCGGACTACGACGCACTTTATGAGGTCCGCTTGCTCTCGCGAGGTCGCTTCTCTTTGTATGCGCCATTGTAGCACGTGTGTAGCCCTACTCGTAAGGGCCATGATGACTTGACGTCATCCCCACCTTCCTCCAGTTTATCACTGGCAGTCTCCTTTGAGTTCCCGGCCGGACCGCTGGCAACAAAGGATAAGGGTTGCGCTCGTTGCGGGACTTAACCCAACATTTCACAACACGAGCTGACGACAGCCATGCAGCACCTGTCTCACGGTTCCCGAAGGCACCAAAGCATCTCTGCTAAGTTCCGTGGATGTCAAGAGTAGGTAAGGTTCTTCGCGTTGCATCGAATTAAACCACATGCTCCACCGCTTGTGCGGGCCCCCGTCAATTCATTTGAGTTTTAACCTTGCGGCCGTACTCCCCAGGCGGTCGACTTAACGCGTTAGCTCCGGAAGCCACTCCTCAAGGGAACAGCCTCCAAGTCGACATCGTTTACGGCGTGGACTACCAGGGTATCTAATCCTGTTTGCTCCCCACGCTTTCGCACCTGAGCGTCAGTCTTTGTCCAGGGGGCCGCCTTCGCCACCGGTATTCCTCCAGATCTCTACGCATTTCACCGCTACACCTGGAATTCTACCCCCCTCTACAAGACTCTAGCCTGCCAGTTTCGAATGCAGTTCCCAGGTTGAGCCCGGGGATTTCACATCCGACTTGACAGACCGCCTGCGTGCGCTTTACGCCCAGTAATTCCGATTAACGCTTGCACCCTCCGTATTACCGCGGCTGCTGGCACGGAGTTAGCCGGTGCTTCTTCTGCGAGTAACGTCAATCACCAAGGTTATTAACCTTAATGCCTTCCTCCTCGCTGAAAGTACTTTACAACCCGAAGGCCTTCTTCATACACGCGGCATGGCTGCATCAGGCTTGCGCCCATTGTGCAATATTCCCCACTGCTGCCTCCCGTAGGAGTCTGGACCGTGTCTCAGTTCCAGTGTGGCTGGTCATCCTCTCAGACCAGCTAGGGATCGTCGCCTAGGTGAGCCATTACCCCACCTACTAGCTAATCCCATCTGGGCACATCTGATGGCAAGAGGCCCGAAGGTCCCCCTCTTTGGTCTTGCGACGTTATGCGGTATTAGCTACCGTTTCCAGTAGTTATCCCCCTCCATCAGGCAGTTTCCCAGACATTACTCACCCGTCCGCCGCTCGTCACCCAGGAGCAAGCTCCCTGTGTTACCGCCCGACTTGCATGTGTTAGGCCTGCCGCCAGCGTTCAATCTGAGCCATGATCAAACTCTTCAATTTAAGTTTGATGCTCGTGAATTAAACTTCGTAATGAATTACGTGTTCACTCAGAGACTTGGTATTCATTTATTGTCCGAAGACATTAAGAATCCATGTCACTTTGAGTGCCCACACAGATTGTCTGATAAATTGTTAAAGAGCAGTGCCGCTTCGTTTTTCGCTGCGGCGCGGGGTGTGCATATTACGCTTTCCCGCTTCAGAGTCAAGCAATTATTTTGCTTTTCTCCGGGATTCTTCAACCGCCTCAGCGGGAGAACCCTTCTGACCCGGCGGCTTGCTTGCCGTTGTTCCGTGTCAGTGGAGGCGCATTATAGGGAGTTCTTCGGCGGTGACAAGCAGAAAATACAAAAAACTTTTCGTTCGCTCATTTTTCATTCTTAACGCTTATTTTAACCACTAATTGCCGTTTAATTGGGCAATTTCGCGGGCAAAACCGGTCACTTGCTGCCAGTCGGTATACACCACCTCTTTACGCGTATCCGTTTCACCGCCGGTCATCTTCATAATAAGACGAATCATAAAACGGTCGTACCAGCGATAGCGCGGGTAACGCAAGGCCCCGGCAAAGACAGCACACAGCTGCGGCTGCCAGGGAGAGTTCAGCAGGAACTTACGTGTATAGCTATTCGTTTGTGGAGTACGCTTCTCAGGCTTGCGAGCCACAAGATTCACGGAATAGAACGCACCAGGCATACTGCTTAACGTCGCCGCGTGCTTTTTCACAAAGCGATCGAGTGCCGGGTGGAAGTGCCCGTAGCGGATAGACGCTCCGATAACCACGCGGTCATACGCCTGCCAGGTAATCTCCTGGGTTCGGTTGAGATTCATCACGTCAGCATCCACGCCCTGCTCTTGTAATTCTGAAGCCAGATAATGCGCAATCTCGCGCGTCTGACCATCACGGGTAGAGAAAAGAATTAACGTTTTCAAAAAATGGCTCCCTTACTCGCGCCAGAAAGTTGGGGTAAATAGCACCAACAGCGTAAAGACTTCAAGACGACCAAACAACATGTTGGCAATCAGGATCCACTTCGCCACCGGATTCATGCTGGCAAAGTTATCTGCCACGACGCCGAGTCCTGGTCCCAGGTTGTTCAGCGTTGCCACCACTGAGGCAAACGCCGAGAAGTCATCCA contains:
- the hemG gene encoding menaquinone-dependent protoporphyrinogen IX dehydrogenase: MKTLILFSTRDGQTREIAHYLASELQEQGVDADVMNLNRTQEITWQAYDRVVIGASIRYGHFHPALDRFVKKHAATLSSMPGAFYSVNLVARKPEKRTPQTNSYTRKFLLNSPWQPQLCAVFAGALRYPRYRWYDRFMIRLIMKMTGGETDTRKEVVYTDWQQVTGFAREIAQLNGN
- the bcsG gene encoding cellulose biosynthesis protein BcsG, translating into MTNSSYTTSAPSPLWQYWRGLSGWNFYFLVKFALLWAGYLNFHPLPNLVFMAFLLMPIPKYRLHRLRHWVAIPIGFALFWHDTWLPGPQSIMSQGSQVAGFSADYMLDLVTRFINLQMIGALFVLFIAWLFLSQWIRVTVFVVAIMIWLNVLTIAGPALTLWPGGQPTTTVTTDGASVAPTVAAAGNTAVVGDIPAQTAPPTTANLNAWLSTFYNAEEKRQTKFPDALPADAQPFELLVINICSLSWADVEAAGLMSHPLWSHFDIQFKDFNSATSYSGPAAIRLLRASCGQPSHKNLYQPAGNQCYLFDNLEKLGFTQHLMLGHNGVFGGFLKEVQENGGMHAPLMDQKGLPVTLLGFDGSPVYDDTAVLERWMQTIEKDQNPRSATFYNTLPLHDGNHFPGVSKVADYKLRAQKLFDELDAFFTQLEKSGRKVMVVVVPEHGGALKGDKMQVSGLRDIPSPSITNVPAGVKFFGMKAPHQGGAIEITQPTSYLAISELVARAVDGKIFVEDNVNWDQYIKDLPQTAKVSENANAVVIQYQNKPYVRLNAGDWVPYPQ
- the birA gene encoding bifunctional biotin--[acetyl-CoA-carboxylase] ligase/biotin operon repressor BirA, translated to MKDNTIPLTLISILADGDFHSGEQLGERLGMSRAAINKHVQTLRDWGVDVFTVPGKGYSLPEPIQLLDQNLIQGQLEEGKVAVLPVIDSTNQYLLDRIGELNSGDSCVAEYQQAGRGRRGRKWFSPFGANLYLSMYWRLEQGPAAAMGLSLVIGIVMAEVLQSLGADKVRVKWPNDLYLNDRKLAGILVEMTAKTGDAAHIVIGAGINMIMRTVQSDVVNQGWINLHEAGVNIDRNTLAVQMIKELRTSLLSFEQDGLTPFLARWEKLDNFINRPVKLIIGDKEVFGTSRGIDAQGALLLEQDGVIKPWMGGEISLRSAE
- the murB gene encoding UDP-N-acetylmuramate dehydrogenase, which encodes MNHSLKPWNTFGIDRNALQIVQATDSQQLLAAWKHATQQNQPVLILGEGSNVLFLEDYSGTVIINRISGIDVEETPERWRLHVGAGENWHNLVQFTLDNGMAGLENLALIPGCAGSSPIQNIGAYGIELKHVCEYVDCIELATGKALRLTAEQCRFGYRDSIFKHEYQDKFVIVAVGLQLTKHWQPVLSYGDLTRLDPATVTPRQIFDAVCHMRMSKLPDPKQQGNAGSFFKNPVVTAEVANALLAQWPAAPHYPQADGSVKLAAGWLIDQCQLKGTTYGGAAVHRQQALVLINENRATSDDVVQLAHQVRLRVGEKFNVWLEPEVRFIGAHGEVNAVETIA
- the bcsF gene encoding cellulose biosynthesis protein BcsF — its product is MMNVSDIIQLVVLCALIFFPLGYYTRHYSRRIRDAARIVFSKPRYVKPAGTLNRASQQGKPKK